In Gimesia benthica, a single window of DNA contains:
- a CDS encoding GntR family transcriptional regulator gives MAAVVSKELMHGSRRQTLVQQVLLKFFQGEYQPNQRMTVQSLAREWNVSATPVREALVELEGIGIVDIYPNRGAVLRNFGARELREICQVRRILESEAARCACGHITPHELAQLEQIFTELSTAKRTVVWSEKTQEWDDYLHELIYRACDSERLVLEISRYKALHRTLRQVRHNKRQNVKDYDRMEENAEHLRIVQALASGDPEAAAQAMNDHLAQTPIGLVRDLFEQEA, from the coding sequence ATGGCTGCAGTTGTTTCAAAAGAGTTAATGCACGGATCCCGTCGCCAGACCCTGGTTCAGCAGGTCCTGCTCAAGTTTTTTCAGGGTGAATACCAGCCCAACCAGCGGATGACCGTCCAGTCCCTCGCCCGCGAATGGAACGTCAGTGCCACCCCGGTGCGCGAGGCACTCGTCGAACTGGAAGGCATCGGCATCGTCGATATCTATCCCAACCGGGGCGCCGTCCTGCGGAACTTCGGTGCCAGGGAACTTCGCGAAATCTGTCAGGTCCGCCGCATCCTCGAAAGTGAAGCCGCCCGCTGTGCCTGCGGCCACATCACACCCCACGAACTCGCCCAGCTGGAACAGATCTTCACCGAGCTTTCTACTGCCAAGCGGACCGTGGTCTGGTCGGAAAAGACCCAGGAATGGGACGACTACCTGCATGAACTCATTTACCGCGCCTGCGACAGCGAACGGCTGGTGCTCGAAATCAGCCGCTACAAAGCCCTGCATCGCACACTCAGACAGGTCCGTCACAACAAACGGCAGAACGTCAAAGACTACGACCGCATGGAAGAAAACGCAGAGCACCTGCGCATCGTCCAGGCCCTCGCCTCCGGAGATCCGGAAGCAGCCGCCCAGGCAATGAACGATCATCTCGCCCAGACCCCCATCGGCCTGGTGCGCGATCTGTTCGAACAAGAGGCATAA
- a CDS encoding alpha/beta hydrolase family protein — MKVLRSSLWLLYSGLLFSLISVTQAAQYDPLKTESGKSAAPIDLTMQDQSRNRDIPLRVYFPRKKQPAPVLLFSHGLGGARTGSQYLGEHWSARGYVVVYLQHAGSDEAVWKDVPALQRLRALKSATTLQNTVDRYQDVSAVLDQLARWNGDSQHQFHQRMDLNRVGMSGHSYGAVTTQGVSGQSWRLLGKRYTDPRIKAAVMFSPSIHGRAEPADSFGQVSIPWMLLTGTKDTSPINDTTVADRREVYQGLPDSIDKYELVLFDAQHSAFSDGRQRRGLARRNPNHHKSILAVTTAFWDTYLLDSKQARQWLQGKACREQLDPEDEWQLEVSKNQIR, encoded by the coding sequence ATGAAAGTCTTACGATCCTCTCTGTGGTTGCTTTATTCAGGGCTCCTGTTTTCACTGATCTCTGTCACGCAGGCGGCACAGTACGATCCCCTAAAAACTGAGTCGGGCAAATCCGCGGCTCCCATTGATCTCACCATGCAGGATCAAAGTCGAAATCGCGATATTCCCCTGCGGGTTTATTTCCCCCGGAAGAAACAGCCGGCTCCCGTTCTGTTATTCAGTCACGGTCTGGGAGGCGCCCGTACCGGCTCACAATATCTGGGAGAGCACTGGTCGGCCCGCGGCTATGTCGTGGTCTACCTGCAGCACGCCGGCAGTGATGAAGCGGTCTGGAAAGACGTCCCCGCATTGCAGCGGCTGCGGGCACTCAAGTCCGCGACCACTCTGCAGAATACCGTCGACCGTTACCAGGATGTGAGTGCCGTCCTCGATCAGCTCGCCCGCTGGAATGGTGATTCACAACATCAGTTTCATCAGCGAATGGACCTCAACCGCGTCGGCATGTCGGGCCACTCTTATGGAGCAGTGACCACGCAGGGCGTCAGCGGTCAGTCCTGGCGGCTGTTGGGAAAACGTTATACCGATCCCCGCATCAAAGCCGCTGTCATGTTCAGCCCCAGCATTCACGGTCGGGCGGAACCTGCAGACTCCTTCGGACAGGTTTCGATACCCTGGATGTTACTCACTGGCACCAAAGATACCTCACCCATTAACGACACTACCGTCGCCGACCGCCGCGAAGTCTATCAGGGCCTGCCGGACAGCATCGACAAATACGAACTCGTCCTGTTCGACGCGCAACACTCCGCGTTTTCAGACGGACGACAGCGCCGCGGTCTGGCGCGCCGGAATCCCAACCACCACAAATCGATTCTCGCCGTCACCACTGCTTTCTGGGATACCTACCTCCTCGACAGCAAACAGGCTCGCCAGTGGCTGCAGGGCAAAGCCTGTCGCGAGCAACTCGATCCCGAGGACGAATGGCAGTTAGAGGTATCGAAAAACCAGATCCGGTAA
- a CDS encoding GDSL-type esterase/lipase family protein — translation MLKPISTARRPFVCLTLVFSLLTLISLTSLTHAAEPASPQWQFSEELLEPVWKGDTVRGESVLFIRDLRTGQTKASLLFPAQKVLKITNSAGDITYEEGRDYHWKPGSREITLPENTRIVWKFPTQMRRPANSQRHKLTHRDGHGEIFFGGQLEYHDLQTCITYTHAPVDWSKIAPVFNTKALPRTIKKLQKHDTTSIVLLGDSISTGCNASGWAGGAPFQPAFFGLLQENLQHHYQNRIALTNLSVGGKDTKWGLTQVDEVVKADPDLVIIAFGMNDSAGRSAEEFKANTKALIEQIQKKQPRAEFILVAPMLGNRDWIRLKHELFPQYRDALAELTKRGVALADMTSLWTEFFKHKQDWDLTGNGVNHPNDFGHRVYAQVLSTLLIPDDETNAASETSLPPEVFSLWDGKAPVGAEQFEEADVKLTLHRPVKPNGAAIVICPGGGYQRVVTGGEGHGIAAWLNRHGVTGIVLEYRMPDGRSFVPLMDAQRAIRMARAHAKDWGIDPAKVGIMGFSAGGHLASTAATHFDAGDSQAQDPINRQSSRPDFAILVYPVVTMGETTHGGSKNNLLGPEPTAEMIELFSNEKQVTDQTPPIFLAHAVDDKPVPIKNSQALYAALQEKQIPSKLLELPDGGHGLNGYKGPSWDAWQKQSLEWLAELKFIPQQ, via the coding sequence GTGCTCAAGCCAATTTCCACCGCGCGTCGCCCCTTTGTTTGTTTAACACTGGTCTTCAGTCTGTTGACCCTGATCTCTTTGACGTCTCTCACTCACGCAGCTGAACCCGCATCACCACAATGGCAGTTCTCAGAGGAACTGCTCGAACCGGTCTGGAAAGGCGATACCGTTCGCGGCGAATCGGTGCTGTTTATTCGTGATTTGAGAACGGGTCAAACCAAAGCTTCGCTACTGTTCCCAGCACAGAAAGTGCTCAAGATTACGAACAGCGCGGGAGACATTACTTACGAAGAAGGTCGCGACTACCATTGGAAACCCGGTTCGCGCGAAATCACACTCCCCGAAAACACACGGATCGTCTGGAAGTTTCCTACCCAGATGCGGCGCCCTGCGAACTCACAACGGCATAAGCTGACGCACCGCGATGGCCACGGCGAAATCTTCTTCGGCGGACAACTCGAATACCACGACCTGCAGACCTGCATCACTTATACCCACGCACCCGTCGACTGGAGTAAGATCGCACCGGTCTTTAATACTAAAGCGCTGCCCCGTACGATCAAGAAACTGCAGAAACACGACACGACCTCCATCGTCCTGCTGGGCGACAGCATCTCCACCGGCTGCAATGCCTCGGGCTGGGCCGGGGGAGCTCCCTTCCAGCCGGCATTCTTTGGACTGCTTCAGGAGAATCTGCAGCACCACTATCAGAACCGGATCGCATTGACCAATTTGTCCGTCGGCGGCAAAGACACAAAGTGGGGGCTGACACAAGTTGACGAAGTCGTCAAAGCCGACCCCGACCTGGTCATCATCGCTTTTGGGATGAATGACTCAGCCGGTCGTTCCGCGGAAGAATTTAAAGCCAACACCAAAGCGCTGATCGAACAGATTCAGAAAAAACAGCCCCGGGCAGAATTCATTCTGGTGGCACCCATGCTGGGGAACCGGGACTGGATCCGACTCAAACACGAACTGTTTCCCCAGTATCGCGACGCATTGGCGGAACTTACAAAAAGGGGAGTCGCTCTGGCCGACATGACCTCCCTCTGGACCGAGTTCTTCAAACACAAACAGGACTGGGACCTGACCGGTAACGGCGTGAATCATCCCAACGATTTCGGGCACCGCGTCTATGCCCAGGTACTCTCAACGCTGCTCATTCCCGACGACGAAACCAATGCCGCCTCAGAGACCAGTCTGCCCCCCGAAGTCTTCTCCCTCTGGGACGGCAAGGCCCCGGTTGGTGCTGAACAGTTCGAAGAGGCAGACGTGAAACTCACGCTGCATCGCCCCGTAAAACCGAACGGTGCTGCCATTGTCATCTGTCCCGGCGGCGGATATCAGCGCGTCGTCACCGGCGGAGAAGGGCACGGCATCGCTGCCTGGCTCAACAGGCATGGCGTGACGGGGATCGTCCTCGAGTATCGCATGCCCGACGGTCGCTCCTTTGTGCCACTGATGGATGCCCAGCGGGCGATTCGCATGGCTCGCGCGCATGCGAAAGACTGGGGCATCGATCCTGCGAAGGTCGGCATTATGGGCTTCTCCGCAGGTGGTCACCTCGCCTCCACTGCCGCCACACACTTTGATGCCGGCGATTCCCAGGCTCAGGATCCGATCAACCGACAAAGCTCCCGTCCCGACTTCGCGATTCTCGTCTATCCCGTCGTCACCATGGGAGAAACCACACATGGCGGCTCGAAAAACAACCTGCTCGGTCCCGAACCCACAGCTGAGATGATCGAACTCTTCTCGAATGAAAAACAGGTTACCGACCAGACACCGCCAATCTTTCTGGCCCACGCGGTCGACGACAAACCGGTGCCCATCAAAAACAGCCAGGCACTGTATGCAGCCCTGCAGGAAAAACAGATTCCATCCAAACTGCTCGAACTCCCCGATGGCGGACACGGCCTCAACGGCTACAAAGGTCCCTCCTGGGATGCCTGGCAGAAACAGTCCCTGGAATGGCTCGCAGAACTGAAATTCATTCCGCAACAGTGA
- a CDS encoding NAD(P)-dependent oxidoreductase: protein MTTLVVGATGATGRLLVEQLLKRNEPVKALVRRTGMFNKFITTHPDFTEIQASVLDLSPDELARHVADCTALASCLGHNMTFKGIFGKPRLLVTDTIRRLCAAVPDTGTTQPVRVVLMNTAGNSNRDLVEPVSFAQRCVVSLIRTLVPPHRDNEQAADYLRTQIGQNHDRIQWSAVRPDSLINLDEVTAYDLFPSPTRSAIFNPGKTSRINVAHFMAELVTHDETWQQWQGQMPVIYNQ from the coding sequence ATGACTACCCTCGTTGTCGGCGCTACCGGTGCCACCGGACGGCTGCTCGTGGAGCAGTTACTCAAACGGAACGAACCCGTGAAAGCACTCGTGCGCCGGACCGGTATGTTCAATAAGTTCATCACCACACATCCCGACTTCACCGAAATCCAGGCCAGCGTGCTTGACTTGAGTCCCGATGAACTGGCGCGTCATGTCGCAGACTGTACCGCGCTCGCTTCCTGCCTGGGGCATAACATGACCTTCAAAGGAATCTTCGGCAAACCGAGGCTGCTCGTCACCGATACAATCCGCAGGCTGTGCGCAGCAGTTCCTGACACAGGTACCACGCAGCCTGTCCGCGTGGTGCTCATGAATACCGCGGGCAACAGTAACCGCGATCTCGTGGAGCCGGTCTCGTTCGCCCAGCGCTGCGTGGTGAGTCTCATCCGCACTCTGGTCCCTCCGCATCGGGATAACGAACAGGCCGCCGACTACCTGCGCACGCAGATCGGTCAGAACCATGATCGTATTCAGTGGTCCGCCGTCCGCCCCGATTCCCTGATCAATCTGGATGAAGTCACTGCGTATGACCTTTTCCCTTCACCAACGCGCAGTGCAATCTTCAACCCCGGCAAGACCAGCCGTATCAACGTAGCGCATTTTATGGCAGAACTGGTGACCCACGACGAAACCTGGCAACAGTGGCAGGGGCAGATGCCTGTGATCTATAACCAGTGA
- a CDS encoding BlaI/MecI/CopY family transcriptional regulator: MSQQAQLSRRERQIMDSLYSRGEATVLEIQSDLPSPPTPTAIRTMLRILMDKSLIQRHKQGREFVYAPTSPRRPEGTKALKHVVQTFFDGSFKQALAAQLASDDEALSDDELREMVKLIKAAREKGN; this comes from the coding sequence ATGTCACAACAGGCCCAACTCAGTCGGCGGGAACGCCAGATCATGGATTCGCTTTATTCGCGCGGGGAAGCGACCGTGCTGGAGATCCAGAGTGATCTGCCCAGTCCGCCCACCCCCACTGCAATTCGCACCATGCTCCGCATCCTGATGGACAAGTCGCTGATCCAGCGGCACAAGCAGGGCCGTGAATTTGTTTACGCCCCCACGTCTCCCCGACGTCCGGAAGGCACCAAAGCCCTCAAACATGTCGTTCAGACTTTCTTTGATGGTTCCTTTAAGCAGGCCCTGGCAGCACAGCTCGCCAGTGATGACGAAGCCCTCTCGGACGACGAATTACGCGAAATGGTCAAACTGATTAAAGCAGCTCGAGAAAAAGGAAACTAA
- a CDS encoding M56 family metallopeptidase → MQTILQYIPFIGQPDFLLDLIIKSTVILLVALVATRLLRQASAAVRHTVWSGALLAVLALIFVNGSMPKLTRPTLATQETAASFSTPVTSNTQQTIPGSLPEVTAQPADYMTLPAAGNTQLQNAQDSAASLPRVGIHWNAIWLTGVLVMLVRLALLQFRLHAFSRQCNIITEGPLFDLLQQCRGELNCSQPVTLFKTDQRSLPMTWGVRRPSILLPREAQNWTEQEVRCALLHELAHVARRDCLWQLLVQLTHACYWFHPLVWFASRKLYLEREHACDDIVLQHGTRASDYADQLLQVVSAFRSSRSLKLTTASLAAESGFSRRLKSILQETRDRRPVSFRTRLALSFTFVALTGLLAGFPIVFTASVQAQNSSPQPPQVESRAESLVPPMQTEAKTTAPEKSVPGGPADVLPKVPVQQQSPAKVSIQEALPEPPGKVMLRNGKQEPRVFEENRPAVRSLNIVFAHDPGIGNYDGVVGRPQDIWNMVDLGTTAVDYTRYSDATPSTVRLRVTRHDGEWGIKGQSGIFQGYIYHNCRCVDLQTRVLDLPGGKYKIYVFAHGDAPNQNAKIELKVGDRVIGQKATASDGTWNYRNQPYREGVQYVSFDFDIKTGQELTLTSFRADSDYSMFNAIQIVPQTNLPPAPQAR, encoded by the coding sequence ATGCAAACGATTCTGCAATACATTCCGTTCATCGGGCAGCCTGATTTCCTGCTGGACCTGATTATCAAGTCGACTGTTATCTTGCTCGTCGCACTGGTCGCCACTCGACTGTTGCGACAGGCCAGTGCAGCCGTTCGTCACACTGTCTGGAGCGGCGCCCTGCTGGCGGTGCTCGCCTTAATCTTCGTCAACGGAAGTATGCCCAAGCTGACGCGACCAACTCTCGCGACTCAGGAAACAGCAGCGTCCTTCTCCACACCCGTGACCAGCAACACACAACAGACAATACCCGGATCATTACCCGAAGTCACAGCACAGCCTGCCGACTATATGACGCTTCCAGCGGCCGGTAATACACAACTTCAGAACGCACAAGACAGCGCAGCATCCCTCCCGCGTGTCGGCATTCACTGGAATGCCATCTGGCTGACGGGAGTTCTGGTGATGCTGGTTCGACTGGCGCTGCTGCAGTTTCGTCTCCACGCTTTCAGCAGACAATGTAACATCATCACAGAGGGGCCGCTCTTCGATCTGCTGCAACAATGTCGCGGTGAACTGAACTGCTCTCAGCCGGTCACTCTGTTTAAGACCGATCAACGTTCGCTCCCCATGACGTGGGGTGTAAGGCGTCCATCGATTCTGTTGCCCCGCGAAGCTCAGAACTGGACGGAACAGGAAGTCCGCTGTGCCCTGCTGCACGAACTGGCACACGTGGCCCGACGCGACTGTCTCTGGCAGCTGCTCGTGCAACTGACACATGCCTGCTACTGGTTTCATCCCCTGGTCTGGTTCGCCTCGCGGAAACTCTATCTCGAACGCGAACATGCCTGCGATGACATCGTCCTGCAGCACGGCACCCGGGCGTCTGACTATGCAGATCAACTGCTGCAGGTGGTCTCCGCGTTTCGATCCAGTCGCAGCTTGAAACTGACAACCGCCTCGCTGGCCGCAGAGAGTGGGTTTTCCCGCCGCCTGAAGTCCATTCTGCAGGAGACCCGGGACCGACGTCCGGTCAGCTTCCGCACGCGGCTGGCACTCAGCTTCACCTTTGTCGCGCTGACGGGTCTACTGGCTGGCTTTCCGATTGTCTTCACCGCTTCCGTCCAGGCGCAAAACTCCAGTCCGCAACCGCCACAGGTCGAGTCGCGTGCGGAATCGCTGGTGCCTCCCATGCAGACAGAGGCGAAAACTACTGCTCCCGAGAAATCCGTTCCGGGCGGGCCAGCGGATGTCCTTCCGAAGGTCCCTGTCCAACAACAGTCCCCGGCGAAGGTCAGCATTCAGGAAGCACTTCCTGAGCCTCCCGGCAAGGTCATGCTCAGAAACGGAAAACAGGAACCCCGGGTGTTCGAAGAGAACCGTCCCGCGGTCCGTTCACTGAATATCGTCTTCGCCCACGATCCGGGAATCGGAAACTACGATGGCGTCGTGGGGCGTCCACAGGATATCTGGAACATGGTTGACCTCGGCACAACCGCGGTTGACTACACACGGTACAGCGATGCCACACCCAGTACCGTTCGCCTGCGTGTCACCCGGCACGATGGTGAGTGGGGCATCAAGGGCCAGTCCGGCATCTTTCAGGGCTACATCTATCACAACTGCCGCTGTGTCGATCTGCAGACCAGGGTACTCGATCTGCCGGGCGGGAAATACAAAATCTATGTCTTCGCGCACGGCGATGCACCAAACCAGAACGCGAAAATCGAACTCAAAGTCGGTGATCGCGTCATCGGTCAGAAAGCAACCGCCAGTGACGGCACCTGGAACTATCGCAATCAGCCGTACCGTGAAGGCGTGCAGTACGTCAGCTTCGATTTTGACATCAAGACGGGCCAGGAACTGACCCTGACCAGTTTCCGTGCGGACAGCGATTATTCCATGTTCAACGCGATTCAGATTGTACCGCAGACCAATTTACCGCCCGCTCCTCAGGCCCGGTAA
- a CDS encoding sulfatase, with the protein MKRRSLLFLFVLCFAVPAFAADKPNVLFIAVDDLRPELACYGKQHIHSPNIDKLAESSTLFERTYCMVPTCGASRASLMTGIRPARKRFVNFLTWADRDAPGITTMNTQFKQNGYYTVSMGKIFHHPQDSAQGWSEPAWRPKGVAWYQRPENQKRHEERQKQGKRKAKGPAWESADVPDNAYADGVLAEQAISKLQQLKKQEQPFFLAVGFFKPHLPFIAPQKYWDLYDHDKIQLPENYKVPQDAPEESIHNSGELRAYAGIPRKGPVSEETARNLIHGYYACVSYTDAQIGKLLAELDRLELSDNTIVVLWGDHGWNLGDHTLWCKHSCYESSLQIPLLVRAPGIQGGQRRSALIETIDVYPSLCTLAGIPLPEHLAGQSFVELMRNPDTKWKEAAVSRFRNGDTIRTDALRYTEYTNPKGKRTSRMLYDHSSDPLENQNVAEKRTDESQTLSKQLNQIKGRDGKPGGK; encoded by the coding sequence ATGAAAAGACGCTCGCTGCTGTTCCTGTTTGTACTCTGTTTCGCTGTTCCTGCTTTCGCTGCAGACAAGCCGAATGTGCTGTTTATTGCGGTCGACGATTTGCGGCCCGAACTGGCCTGTTATGGGAAGCAGCACATTCATTCGCCGAACATCGACAAGCTGGCGGAAAGCAGTACGCTATTTGAGCGAACCTACTGCATGGTCCCTACCTGCGGGGCTTCGCGGGCGAGTCTGATGACCGGAATTCGCCCGGCCCGTAAGCGGTTCGTCAACTTTCTGACCTGGGCCGACCGCGATGCGCCGGGCATCACAACCATGAACACGCAGTTCAAACAGAACGGCTATTACACGGTTTCCATGGGGAAGATCTTCCATCACCCCCAGGACAGTGCACAGGGCTGGTCGGAGCCGGCCTGGCGTCCCAAAGGCGTTGCCTGGTATCAGCGGCCCGAAAATCAGAAACGGCACGAGGAGCGACAGAAACAGGGCAAACGAAAGGCCAAGGGGCCCGCATGGGAATCAGCCGACGTCCCCGATAACGCTTACGCGGATGGCGTGCTCGCCGAACAGGCGATTTCGAAACTGCAGCAGTTGAAAAAGCAGGAGCAACCCTTCTTCCTGGCCGTCGGTTTCTTCAAGCCACACCTCCCCTTTATCGCGCCGCAGAAATACTGGGACCTGTACGATCACGATAAGATTCAGCTGCCCGAGAATTATAAAGTTCCACAGGACGCACCGGAGGAATCGATTCATAATTCGGGCGAGCTGCGGGCTTACGCGGGTATTCCCCGCAAGGGACCCGTGTCCGAAGAGACCGCCCGCAACCTGATTCACGGCTACTATGCCTGTGTGAGTTACACCGACGCCCAGATCGGTAAGCTGCTGGCGGAACTCGATCGACTGGAACTGAGCGACAATACAATCGTCGTACTCTGGGGCGATCATGGCTGGAACCTGGGCGATCATACACTGTGGTGCAAACACAGTTGTTACGAAAGTTCGCTGCAGATTCCCCTGCTCGTCCGGGCGCCGGGCATCCAGGGTGGACAGCGGCGGTCGGCGTTGATCGAAACGATTGACGTCTATCCTTCCCTCTGCACGCTGGCGGGAATTCCGCTACCCGAACATCTGGCGGGACAGAGCTTTGTCGAACTGATGCGGAATCCGGATACGAAATGGAAAGAGGCTGCTGTGAGCCGCTTCCGCAACGGGGACACGATTCGCACTGATGCGCTGCGTTATACCGAATACACCAACCCCAAAGGGAAACGGACGTCACGCATGCTCTACGATCACAGTTCCGATCCACTGGAAAACCAGAATGTGGCGGAGAAACGAACCGACGAGAGTCAAACGCTGTCGAAACAGTTAAACCAGATTAAAGGTCGCGACGGGAAGCCTGGCGGAAAGTGA
- a CDS encoding bactofilin family protein, with protein MMVIEGDCNEDLEADEGGLIHIYGNLNATIEVKGISEIIITGDAGPQAEIRADGSCHIFIGGRFTGRLHSIDSLKVWIESDFDGILKTGAPHTEIYAGGNFHGEILPAEKGALLGLTVVGFASQHSLNRIKDYNYTQFHASIGISDVAPGLYPQTEYYRRISNRNSYNRWCVRTERQPVE; from the coding sequence ATGATGGTCATTGAAGGGGACTGTAATGAGGACCTGGAGGCAGATGAGGGGGGCCTGATCCATATCTACGGGAACCTGAATGCGACTATTGAAGTCAAAGGCATTTCGGAGATCATTATCACCGGTGATGCAGGACCACAGGCGGAAATCAGAGCGGATGGAAGCTGCCACATTTTTATCGGAGGGCGTTTCACCGGCAGACTTCATTCTATTGACTCCCTGAAAGTCTGGATTGAATCCGACTTCGATGGGATTCTAAAAACCGGCGCGCCTCACACTGAGATTTACGCCGGCGGGAACTTCCATGGCGAGATTCTGCCTGCTGAGAAGGGGGCATTGCTCGGGCTGACTGTGGTGGGTTTCGCTTCCCAGCATTCACTTAACAGAATCAAGGATTACAATTACACCCAATTTCATGCGTCGATTGGAATCAGTGATGTGGCACCCGGGTTGTACCCCCAGACAGAATACTATCGACGGATCTCCAATCGAAACAGTTACAATCGCTGGTGTGTGCGAACAGAGAGGCAACCGGTAGAGTGA
- a CDS encoding PQQ-dependent sugar dehydrogenase: MLNLKTKLTLMLSACLSLSTVSAAENSDDANKLSTAEKKSGWKLLFDGKSTDGWRNYQKDSVSDGWKVKDGVLTRAEKGAGDIITDDEFKYFELSLDYKISPEGNSGLMFHVTEEEKTPWRTGPEVQIQDNVDGHDPQKAGWLYQLYKPAPPRTGTEEEKSKPADATRPAGEWNNLFLRIGPDRSEVVMNGIRYFRFNKGSADWDKRVADSKFSKFPKFGKAEKGHICLQDHNDLVSFRNIKIRKLADDGSAPDPSDGELAIKGVPAFPDLKWEGWEAVNEETGKVVPLRPMVVKSAGDGTDRLFVATQRGMIHTIDPKSPKQAKLFLDIREAVAPWKKNNEEGLLGLAFHPDFARNGQFFVYYTAEGMPRKSKISRFQVSASDPNKADPKSETVIMEIDQPFGNHNGGSIEFGPDGYLYIGLGDGGSGNDPLGNGQNLETLLGSILRIDVDHQEDGKNYAIPADNPFVDRAKARPEIYAYGLRNVWRLNFDPKTGTLYAGEVGQELWEEINIIKKGGNYGWSVREGTHNFGNSAETAQEKPIAPIWEYDHGIGRSVTGGTVYRGKKLPELDGMYVYADFVSGKIWALKYDEQAGEVTKNLRLSTSTVPVMAFGTDADGNLYYCVETVKGGEGIFRLEKEQPAVRN, from the coding sequence ATGCTAAACTTAAAGACCAAGCTGACGCTCATGTTGTCTGCCTGTCTGTCACTGTCGACAGTCTCGGCGGCGGAAAACTCTGACGACGCAAATAAACTTTCCACCGCGGAAAAGAAAAGTGGCTGGAAGCTGCTGTTTGACGGCAAGTCCACCGACGGCTGGAGAAATTATCAGAAAGACAGCGTCAGTGATGGCTGGAAGGTCAAGGACGGTGTGCTGACCCGCGCTGAAAAAGGGGCCGGCGACATCATCACTGATGATGAGTTCAAGTACTTTGAACTCTCACTGGATTACAAGATCTCCCCAGAGGGGAACAGCGGACTGATGTTCCACGTCACCGAAGAAGAAAAAACTCCCTGGCGGACCGGTCCCGAAGTGCAGATCCAGGATAACGTTGACGGACACGACCCTCAGAAAGCGGGGTGGCTCTATCAGTTGTACAAACCGGCTCCTCCCCGGACAGGTACCGAAGAGGAAAAAAGTAAGCCAGCCGATGCCACACGTCCGGCCGGTGAGTGGAACAACCTGTTCCTGCGAATCGGCCCCGATCGTTCCGAAGTCGTGATGAACGGCATTCGCTACTTCCGCTTCAACAAAGGGAGTGCCGACTGGGACAAACGGGTGGCTGACAGCAAGTTTTCCAAGTTCCCGAAGTTCGGCAAAGCAGAGAAAGGACACATCTGCCTGCAGGACCATAACGACCTCGTCTCCTTCCGTAACATTAAAATCCGGAAGCTTGCCGACGACGGTTCCGCGCCGGACCCAAGTGATGGCGAACTGGCAATCAAAGGGGTTCCCGCGTTTCCCGATCTGAAATGGGAAGGCTGGGAAGCCGTCAATGAAGAGACCGGTAAGGTTGTTCCACTACGGCCCATGGTCGTCAAGAGTGCCGGTGATGGCACCGACCGCCTCTTCGTCGCTACTCAGCGGGGCATGATCCACACCATCGATCCCAAGTCACCTAAACAGGCGAAGCTGTTCCTCGACATTCGCGAGGCAGTCGCCCCCTGGAAGAAAAATAACGAAGAGGGGCTGCTCGGCCTGGCGTTCCATCCCGACTTTGCCAGGAACGGACAGTTCTTCGTCTACTACACGGCTGAAGGAATGCCGCGGAAATCGAAGATCTCCCGCTTCCAGGTTTCCGCCAGTGATCCTAACAAGGCCGATCCGAAGAGCGAAACCGTGATCATGGAAATCGATCAGCCGTTCGGAAACCATAACGGCGGTTCGATTGAATTCGGCCCCGATGGATATCTCTACATCGGTCTGGGTGACGGCGGTTCCGGGAACGATCCGCTGGGTAACGGCCAGAACCTGGAAACCCTGCTCGGTTCTATTTTGCGAATCGACGTCGATCACCAGGAGGACGGCAAAAACTATGCGATCCCCGCGGACAACCCGTTCGTCGATCGTGCCAAGGCCCGCCCGGAAATTTACGCTTACGGACTGCGGAATGTCTGGCGGCTGAATTTCGATCCCAAGACCGGAACGCTTTACGCTGGTGAGGTCGGACAAGAACTGTGGGAAGAGATCAACATTATCAAAAAGGGTGGTAACTATGGTTGGAGTGTGCGTGAAGGCACACACAACTTTGGTAATAGCGCCGAGACCGCGCAGGAGAAACCGATTGCCCCGATCTGGGAATACGATCATGGTATCGGTCGCTCTGTCACAGGCGGTACCGTGTACCGCGGCAAGAAGCTGCCTGAACTGGACGGCATGTACGTTTACGCCGACTTCGTCTCGGGCAAAATCTGGGCGCTCAAATATGATGAGCAAGCAGGCGAAGTGACCAAGAACCTGCGTCTCTCCACCAGCACGGTTCCCGTGATGGCTTTCGGCACAGACGCAGACGGTAATCTGTACTACTGCGTCGAAACCGTCAAAGGGGGCGAAGGAATCTTCCGGCTCGAAAAAGAGCAGCCGGCAGTAAGAAACTGA